Proteins encoded together in one Triticum dicoccoides isolate Atlit2015 ecotype Zavitan chromosome 7B, WEW_v2.0, whole genome shotgun sequence window:
- the LOC119342192 gene encoding O-methyltransferase MdmC-like, whose product MRRWAVSPSLPPAAFAAATLGLGVGPPQARTLASAATSPPLGHRSPPCPRRRLCSSSPSSAATTALAVEEARRGRKQLGMDPPLYDYLLSNVREHPVLRDLREETASMRGSQMQVSPAQAQLLAMLVQILGAERCIEVGVYTGYSSLAVALALPESGRLVACERDEGCLEVAKRYYQLAGVAHKVDVKHALAVDSLRSLLDCSEASSYDFAFVDADKRMYEEYFELLLKLVRVGGLIVMDNVLWYGRVADPLVNDPKTISIRDFNKKLLEDKRVTISMVPIGDGMTICRKLEDD is encoded by the exons ATGCGTCGCTGGGCCGTATCCCCCTCCCTTCCTCCGGCGGCGTTTGCGGCCGCGACTCTCGGACTCGGCGTCGGGCCTCCTCAAGCCCGAACCCTGGCTTCCGCTGCCACCTCCCCTCCTCTCGGCCACCGctctccgccatgcccccgccgccgcctgtgctcctcctccccctcctcggcTGCTACGACGGCACTGGCGGTAGAGGAGGCGCGGCGCGGGCGGAAGCAGCTGGGCATGGACCCGCCGCTCTACGACTACCTCCTCTCCAACGTCCGCGAGCacccc GTGCTTCGTGATCTGCGGGAAGAGACGGCATCCATGAGGGGGAGCCAGATGCAG GTTTCTCCGGCACAGGCTCAGCTTCTGGCAATGCTTGTGCAAATTCTTGGGGCAGAACGATGTATTGAAGTTGGCGTCTATACT GGATATTCGTCACTAGCTGTCGCATTAGCACTTCCTGAATCAGGTCGTTTGGTTGCTTGTGAAAGGGATGAAGGGTGTCTAGAAGTTGCCAAGAGATACTATCAGCTTGCTGGGGTTGCACACAAG GTGGATGTCAAGCATGCTTTAGCTGTAGATTCCCTAAGGTCATTGCTCGACTGTAGTGAAGCTTCCAG TTATGACTTTGCGTTCGTTGACGCAGACAAGAGAATGTACGAGGAATATTTTGAGCTTCTACTTAAGCTA GTAAGAGTTGGTGGTTTAATTGTAATGGACAATGTCCTGTGGTATGGAAGGGTTGCTGATCCGCTA GTGAATGACCCAAAGACTATCAGTATAAGGGATTTCAATAAGAAACTTTTGGAGGATAAACGTGTCACTATCAGCatg GTGCCAATTGGGGACGGGATGACAATTTGTCGAAAGCTAGAAGATGACTGA